Below is a window of Lepisosteus oculatus isolate fLepOcu1 chromosome 8, fLepOcu1.hap2, whole genome shotgun sequence DNA.
GTCGACCAGTAGGTGATACTCTTCCTTATAGACCTTTATTGATGCATGCCCCAGAAGTAACAGTGGACACTTTATTGTGTTGTATTGTACTTTACTGTTTGAAGTAAAATCTGTTGAATAAGgtttaaaactgaggtcctaaaTGCTTAGCTACAAAGTATCCCATGGCACTATTTTAATTATAGGGATGTTAAACTCAGTGTCCTATCTACATGTCACTTGCAGAAATCTGGCCTCCCCGAAGTTCCAATTTAATTAATCTGGTGAAGGAATTTCACACTTCTTTACCTGATCTACGGTGTAGTGAGGGGAGGGGGGGACTGGGGGTCCTGGCACACAGTGGATGTTATATGTCATTCAGATGGGCCCTGCACTACAGTATTAGGTGCTATGGTACCCTCTTTAATGTGAAACTATAGCTTTATAAAGTTTCaagtatttattatattttaaaaggaacagAATAAAACACCAAGGGTCAATCTAGTTTGAATCTTTTTCTTCCATAtagtcatatatatatatagacctatatacagtatatagtcagATACTCATTCACCTCTACATTGCACAATTATCTGACAATTTAATATCCTGTTTTGAATTTAAATTGGATCTCCATTTTTagtccaaaaaagaaaaaaactcagTGACTGGTGTGGCTGTCAGGctgttctttcttttgtttttttatctgagAAGTAACATTCGCTTGCTTTGCTTTGACCACATCCAGTCCTTCAACTTGTGGCAATGTGTCAAAAATCACAACTTTTAACTCTCAGTGGCCTTGGGAGGAGGGAGAATGGAGAAACAATAGCTGGAAATGAGACACGGCAGGAATGTTAAGAGTCACacagagagggaaaaaaaacaggcataaaATGTAGGGATTAATATGACTGAAACAGGAGAAAGCTTCTCTTCATAttagaaaatatttcatatcCATTTTCCCTTTGGGATTGAAGTGGTATGGAAATAGTCAGTTTACCGTGTGCGAAGTGTGAGTCATCCTGATACTGAgtattagtctgaaaaaactGTATGGGTAATTGCATCGTTTTGGCTTATTAATTATAATCTTATTAAATAGATGCATTTCCTAAATAAAACTGGTCATAAAAATTCAGAAGCTATTAATGATGCAGAGCAAAGGGCTTGAGTATTGTCCttcattttcaataatattTCTTTAGCATGGAACTCATTGATCTACATTGCTGTGTTATCTTGCAAATTAACAAATATATGTCATAACTATGACCAGTGCTTGAAATTTCTAAACACATGCTAAACATGTGCTTATGCTGTCTGTGTCGCATATGTATTTATAGTACAAGTGTATAAACTACTTAAGCTGCATCCTCTTTCTACCCATGCTTGCTTCtgatgaaaaccattgttaagGCTGTATTAGGGTGATGTAAGTTGCATTTTTCGGCTATGAGTAATTTCCACAAATTATTTGTGGCCAGTTTGGGTTGGCACTACACATTTCACAAAGGAGACCTGCAAATTATTTATTAGTTGGGCCTTAATTATTCAGTAATTAGACATATTTtctcacataaaaaaaaatgatttcaacTGTTAGCAGTCCTGATTAATTCTTAATTGTTTGTAATCTGTAAAATAAAGAGCTTTTTAATTTTGCTGTCCTTATATGGTTGAGCTGTCGTTTTTATGAGTGAATGAAACCCTTACAAATTTGATAAGTACCatacaatatctttttttttaatgaaatccaagtgccttAATGCATATTTCATGTTTCATCATTTTTCAGAACGTCTGCTACAGTGTGaaacaaaatgatttaaaacatttaaattgggAACATTGGCTTAACAACTTTAGCAAGACCTTCCATTGAGCCCCTGGTGATTTAGAACACCTCTCTATACTTGGATACAAAATGATGGCGAGAATTCTATTCAACATTCTAACAGGTTTCAGACACTTAGCAAGATGAGAAATATAAAAGAGGGAGATTGTAGGTAGGTCAAATATGCTATAGAATATATGTTTAAAGAGGTGTCTTATGTAGTTGGAAGGGTGAATGAAGTATTAGTATGAGAATAGTCGGATTTTCCTGACATAAATTGCAGTGTGATGGTTTTTCATGTTTATTACATAGAAAATAGGTATATACTCGGCTTCAATTGCTTTACTAGACTACTCTGACATCTATGGTTACAGCATTAATATAAATTCATGGACAAGTGAGAATGTTATGACAGGTTGTCAATCTAgcagttcattttttaattctccAAAGGACTCATTGAGTAATCAAAAAGTAACTGGCTAATTTTAGAACATTgcgataaaacaaaacatttgtcattcgttttttttttctttcattaagaGATTAATGCTGGTCTTATGTTTTTACCATAAAATACTGCTTGTTGAGGTCATTGTGAAGGTGCCTAGCAATTTCATGAGGTCTTGCCTGGGATTGCTAAGTAAATCAAGCTGCAGTAAAGACCAGAAGCCCATCCCCCATCAGTGGCACAGCAGGAATCATTACACAGTTTAGTTGGAGAGACTGATAAAAGTTATGGATTAGTGGCAATTCATTGATATGCAGTCTGTTTGAACTATGTTTTTTTACAGCTTAATAAGAAATATTAATGCACAACTGTCTTAAATCCTGAATATATTCACTCTAACTCTATATGTTGAAAATTAAGTTGGAAGCACAGTATTTATTTGCTTGATTTTAACAGtgaaatctctttttctcaagcTTCTGTctctattgtacagtatatctgtaaatataaaaagtaaacttgttctgtgatGTGACACTTGTCATTCTTACATTTCAGACTCACAGTTTCCGATTGATATTGCTTCTGTGAAGAAAGATCATGATTTTCTTGACCGGGATTCGCTGAAATCCCTTTGCAGGTAAGCAAAGCTGTCAGTTTCCTCATCATTCATAGCATTTTCTCTGGATTTTAGAGTTTAATACCTGCAGTGCTTCAGAATTTACAAGCAGCCCAGAAATCCTATTTTATATACAACAAGAAAGTATATGACTGTTCATTGCTAGTAAGTACATAGACATGAGAGTTCTTCAATAATTGCTTGTTCTGTTGCTTTACTGCATTGTTACAATCTCAAAAGAAAGTCTCTCAAAAAGAAATCACTTTGTTCTCTGCATGGGAAGTGTTGTTTACACATAAATTGAGGCCTGGGACTGTGCATAAGGGTGGTTTTCcgttggaagaaaaaaaatgctctcTGGGAAGCAACAAAGCAATATCAGGTACCAGGGTTTATAACAAAGGcctaaatcattatttttttaacaaatatttgtgttgaatatccatttattttgtggaagaTATTTTCCTCATTGCTGTTCAATTTTTTAACTTAATCACAACAGCTGTTTCTAATTTGTGAAATAAGATTTTTcataaaaatacatgtatttcttTTACCATTGTGCTCATTTTTTAAAGTGCTTAAGGTGACTTGTCAGTTAAAGgttcactctgctcttagccctaTCACTGCTCTTTGAGGGCTATGAGTAGTACACATTGATTAGAGGCTGAGTGCTTCATAAATTAGTTGTGCAAAATGTTCTTCAAACGTGATTTTTATGGCCTATGGATGTGATAGGCCTTTCATATTCAAATAAAGTTAGACATAACTCCCTGAAGAAGAAACCAAGTGTCCAGTAGATTTTGTATTCTGTCATACCCACGGGGCagttcatttgttttctcaGTAATGTTTTACATGTCAGTAAATGCTTTAATCCTAGTAACAtgaacagttttattccaaataaAGTGTCTATATTAGTCAGATAAAATGGACAGGTAGGCAGAGTTTGTTAATTCTGCTTGTATTACATGGGTCAGtaactttgaaaataatttgggTCAATTTGACATGCTatggaagaaaatattttgtaccAAATTAAATAGATATTCATATGCCTCAGTGTTGCACAAATTAAATCAACACTTCAATTTCTAGAGGCTTGAAATCtctaatgattttattttacccTATTGCAAACTAATgtgagctttatttttttatattagagAGACTAATTGAGAAAATACTATCTTTCATTGTTAATATCAGTTGGGTTTGTCAGTTTTTCCCCTTCTTGTCCAGTATTTCTAGAACAATGGCTTTAATGTTCTACACTTTAAACAGATACTAACGGAAAACAATTTTCAGTGTGAGACATTTTAATCTATTATGTACTACTCCATAATTTAGTATATTCTAGTGGATTGCATTATTATGTGAATGCCAATGTTTTATCAGTGATcacattttgttaaattactgcttgtgtactgtaggtactgtacctCCTTACTTTCACCTCAACACCAGCAGCTTAGTGACAGACAAAAGTGCTTCCAATTGCTGATAAGTCTTGCTTTTGTGGAATATTCCAAAAATAACTTgaactttaaaatgtaaaccaTTCACGCCTGAATTAAAAGCCAGAAAGATTTAAACCTTGTGAATGTGTATAATCGGGAAAACAGTGCTCTCTCTCTACAATATTCTGTGAAACTTTGTGATCTAAATAGAATCTTCACTATTAAATGAAAGAATAATTGAGAAACCATATTGTTGCGTGTGTTTGTGATTAACTGTTTTGCTCTTCTAAGATAACCTTAAATCTAATTctcttaaaaaaagtaaataaaacgtTGTGGAGTCTTATGGCTTTGAGTTAAAGAATTTGCTGGTTTGGTCTTATCCAAAAACTCTATTAATTTATAAAGGATTTACATCCTCCGAGTCCTGTTTGCCTAAAGGCTTGTTGACACTGTTGCTTTTCAGCAAACTGCTTTGTATTGACAGCTGAGACTTACAAGTACAGTACCTGGGGTAGGCTTCTCCTTTCAGCAGTCATGTGTGTATCCTATCTGAGTGTTAGCAGTTTTGGGTTAAAAGGTtggttgattttatttttggctTTGTTATTTCCCTCTTAGGAGACTGACAACCCTAAACAAGTGTGCGTCTATGAAGCTGGAGGTCCACTTTCAACGTAAGCAGGTAGGCACAACCGAGAACAAAAGCAGCTTCATAAATCATTGACAGTCCTTTGTGTAAGTAAAAGTATTTGAAAGCTTTCCCATTTAAGTTACCGTTATTCTGTGATACAACTGTAGAATCAACACTCTGCAGCTGTTCTTTTCAATTCTCagctttgtcattttttttccaaaaatcaTGTGAATTTGTTAACATCACTGTGACTTCTAAGTACAGAGTATTTTTGTCTGTAATGATTTAATTGAATCTGCCAAGCACTTTGATGTTAAAAGATGTAGAAACTGTTTGAATACTTTTTGTTGTGTCTCATATTAAAGTTAAAATGGGACATAAAGGCATTCTTTCTATTTAAAAGCTTTGCAGGACTGATAAGATCTGCTTGCTGTTAAATCACAGTTTTGTTCTGTTTAGAGTGAAGACTCAGAGGAGGAGGACTTGTGTGCCATCAGTGACCGTTGGGCATTCCAACGGGATAGCAAAAGATGGTCTAGGTTGGGCTCCCTTTCTGCTCCCACACCTCATAGCACCGAGGTTCTTCAGACCACCATGAAGACCTCAGCCAGTCGGGAGAGTGTCCTGAGTGACTTTAGTGACCTCGAAGCCACTTCCATTCACAGCCACAGCAGTTGCAGCATGGGGAGCACAAAAGGAACAACTCCTTGTCAGATTTCCATAGCGGAGCCATTTCCCAGTTTTACCTCTCGCAGTTCCGACTCGACTGCACTCTCCAGTCACAGTTTGACAGAGTCCTGCTCTTCTAAAGATCTCCTTACATCAAAAGAGAAACCAAAAAAGCGGTCCAAGAGCTTCCTGAGGAAAATTGAATCTTTCAGGCGAAAGGataaagaaagagaaattgATAATGGAAAGGACTCTGCCATCCAAAGTGTGACTAGCCAAAACGGACTTCTACAACCTCCTGTGAGCTTGCATTGTACTACCAACGACAGCCTTCCAGGCTTGaaacagaacattaaagagAGAGGCAGTTCTTCTTTCAAAAGAAGGACAAAGACAATTTGTAGGACTGCAGTTGATCTTTCTTCATCAGGAGGTAGAGGGAAACAGAAACAGAGGTCCAAATGTAGTGGACTTTACTTAGAGGACTATGAGATAAGTTTGAAGAATCCCAGCCAAACAGAACACAAACATGTGCTGGAGAATTCATTTGTGCATCTTCCCAGAGACCATAAACCAGGAACTTTCCCCAAATCTCTCTCCATTGAGAGTTTATGTCCAACTCCAAATGATAATCTTTGCAGCTGGGCCTCAGGCAATATGTCAATTGATATTTCAGTCTGTAGCAGCAATGAGTCTCAAGGCTTCGGAAGATTTCATGCAAGGAGGAATTCTTGTAGTTCTACAGGGAGTGTCTATGACAATGTACCAGAGGTGCTTGGCAGCTCTGAACAAATTTTTAATATGGGAAGGGTGGATGTTTTTGAGCACTTGGATGATATTATTCAGCATGTCCATGGGCTACAGCAGAATGTAGAATTCTGGTCAAAGAGAATCTGTCCAGAACTTGAGGATGTTGACTCTGAGCTAACAGAGGAAAACGTTTACCCCTCTAGTCTCCATTTTGAAGAGCAGTCCATGTCAGATGTGGGAACTGCAGCAAGTGACCTTGACAGTACAGGGAATTCATTAAATGAAGCAGAAGAGATGGAAATGAGGGATCGGAGAGATTCTGGTGTGGGCGCATCTTTAACTAGGCCAAACAGGTCAGaaagtgtattttatttcagaaaattacttttaaagaataAGCTTGGTATAAGAATGCAGTTACTTAATAATATGGCATTGAAAGTAATTTGATGTAATAACAAGTTAATGTAATTAAGAAGATAATACTGATACAGTATTACTGATACTTTTACTTTTGTGTTTGATAAGTTTGAGGTTACTGTAACTTTGTGTGTACTTTGTAATTCTACAAAGTAGAAATTGTAATGTGCCAGCAATTCTTTGGTTCCTGCTACattgtttgtgttgtgttttattttaaatgcagattTCTGGAGTTACCAtttacatttcaaatgcattctGTAAACTTGAACTCCTCAAAGTCTGCTTTCCTGAACAAATCTACTTTGTTGAGGGAGTTTTATCAGTATAACTTGgtttgaaaatactgtaccaaTTGGTAGTTTGCTGTGACTTAGAACTATGGGGAAATGAGAAAATGTATGTTGTCATGTCAGAAAACATATAAGATATAAAATTACGTAAATATGACCTTGTTGTTTTAGGAAACTACGGTGGCACAGCTTCCAGAACTCTCACAGGCCAAGCCTTAACTCAGCATCTCTGGAGATAAACCGGCAATCAGCAACCCAACTGAACCTGCTGCAGAAGTTCTCACTACTGAGACTGACCGCCATGATGGAAAAATACTCAGTGCCCAACAAGCAGGGCTGGAGCTGGTTAGTATTATGCTCAGTGGAAACTAAATTATAACTGCAAGCTTTTCCTTTAAATACTATGTATAATGCATACTTgggaagaggagaaaaaaacacaaaagactgCCAAGATCACCCATTGCATCTGTGGTTAACATTTAAATTACTGTTTATCTTAATTagctaaaatattgaaaaatttGTTTATAATTCCATTTAATATGGCTGTCAAATTTGTCAAAACTAACTTGTTTTAGTACATGAGTGAATGCATGTTTTCATTTGGGCATGTGTATAATATCATGAATGTCCCAGCACCTGTGACTCACTTTCAAATGAATCAGTGTTTCTTACTGTTTCTGATGACCACTTAAAGTAGAGTCTTTTATCATTTCGTTGAATGTACTCTTACAGAGTTACCCTATTAACCCAaagtacaatatatttttttgtgcaaACTGTTAACAAGTCATCTGGGCATTAAATATTGCTTACCCATGCTGCATAGATTTGACAGTGCATGTTTGTTGACCTAAATTTGTGCTCTTTTCATGATTGTAGGACGGTGCCAAAGTTCATGAAAAGAAGCAAAGTTCCTGACTACAGGGACAAGAATGTCTTTGGTGTCCCCCCCATTATCAACGTACAGAGAAGTGGGCAACCTCTTCCACAGAGCATCCAGCAAGCAATGAGATACATCCGGAGTCGGTGTCTAGACCAGGTAGGGCAATTTTTCTTTACTATAGCCTGCtttgattttcaaaaatatGACAGAAGGACATTATTCTAAAAAGGTGTTATTAAGCTTACTGTAATGTACAGATTCATTCTTGTCATtttgaaattctttttttaCTGACATTAGGATTATTTTGCTTGGAAACAGTTacatgcctttttaaaaaactttcctTTGCTATAGGTTGGTATTTTCCGTAAATCAGGAGTGAAGTCTCGGATCCAGATGCTGAGGCAGCTCAATGAGAATTCCCCTGATCACGTGAGCTATGAGGGACAGTCGGCCTATGATGTAGCTGACATGTTGAAACAGTATTTCAGGGATCTTCCAGAGCCCGTCTTTACTGGCAAGCTGACGGACACATTCCTGCAGATCTACCAATGTGAGTATGAGAATAAGAGAGCAGGAAGCCACAACCTGCTGCACCggcattcttttgtttttgatcTGTGCCTTAAAAAGTCGTTAATCAAGCTGAAACAGAAGTGACGTACTATAATTGTTTTCCCTGttctttttggatttttttctgcttattcTTTATTAAAGAGttttgtgctttctgttttgCCATCTATTTCTTATTCTAAATCTACTCTGCTCTTCAACAagtgaagtaaaacaagaaatcTATAAGAAACATAGGCtgaatttgcatttttatgaaATAACCTGAATCCTGTCCTTTCTGCCACATCACAGTCATGGGCAGGCTGCATTGTACTACCAATGAGAGCCTTTCAGGcttgaaaaagaacattaaagagAGAGGCAGTTCTTCTTTCAGAAGAAAGCCCAAGACAGTTTTATCACGAGGTAGAGAGAAGTCCAAATGTAGTGGACTTTACTTTGTAAAAAAAGGGTACGTCTACCGTCAGGCTGTTACAGTGCACATCCTTTTTGCTCTGAAGCTAATTATATTCTTGGCCAGCCTCGCTTGTCCTTTCTCTCTCGATCCAGTCGAGTTCACTCCCATTTTGTTTCAGGTGTCCCAAAGGATCAGCGTCTGCAGGCAGCACAGGCGGCGGTCATCCTGCTGCCGGATGAGAACCGGGAAGTGCTGCAGACCTTGCTCTACTTCCTGAGCGATATTGCCTCCGCCCAGGATAACCAGATGACTGCAGGCAACCTGGCTGTATGCCTGGCCCCCTCCATCTTCCATCTCAATGTCTCCAAAAAGGAGGGCACCTCCCCCAGGTACTAACATTTCTCTTTGACATTGTCTTGACGCTGAAACTTGCAGTCCCAGCAACTCTGCAAAGGAAGTCCACTGCGGTGGCAGTGGGGACAATTAGACCTTTTAGTTGATCTACATACAATCCTAGTAGCCAACAGTAGTTTGCCGGCCTTTGGGTTTCATTTATTTATGTTAGTTTCTTGTCTTTAGGGGGAAACTCTGGGATCTGACAGGGAGTGTGTCTCCAATAAAGAACTTCACAGCTGCAGATATTATTTCTAATACAGTCTGATTCAGACCTTAGGTTGTAATATCATTTAGAATGAACTGTACTGATACTTCACAGAGAATGCACAATTGAGATAAATATGTGAACCCTTTCTGCCACAAATGAGTTATTAATACTATTCTTACTTCTAATACTTCTTTAAAATCTTATGCTGTAGATTAGTAGTAAATAGGGGTGTtgaaattctgattttttttccaaaaatgggtaaatgtttcaaaatggGGTGTGGTTAATGAAGAACTCAAATTATTATAGTATTTAATCAAAAGAAAATTCAGATattagtttaaataaaagcaacgTTTGTTCACAAGGTACAGGTGACTGCTGTCTCTGAAAAAAGCAGATGTCTGGAACAAAAAAGTCCACTGTTTCTTCCTTCATTCTTCATTATTGCTTGTAATTTTCAATTAGCTACTCTCTCAGTTGGGAAAAAAGGTTATGtaaaagcaatacattttttttactgtaaatctatAATCAGAAAATTTTCTGATTATTAATCCTAACCTTTTAGGTTTTGAAGGCTGGTTGAGAAAAATTGTTCTTTTCCACCCTCTATTAATGGTATTTCAGTTATAGTATCTGTACAGTCTTGTCTTCAGCATCACATTAGATAGTCCTTGCCATTTTCTCAAACATTTCTCTTGTGATACTCAGAATCAGGGGAACTACAGTGTCTCTAGTGTCTTTATTCACACAGCTTGTCAGGCTGTCATAACCAGTGAACCCTGGAATTTTGAAGCAAAATGTCTTGTTCTTATAGAGATTTATTTCTCCTGACCTGTTAAATGTACCCTTTCACAAAAATAGGGAAAGCTGCTGTTGGCAGCCTTGTCAAAATGCTGTTCAATTTTATGAATAGACATGTCTTTCACACTGAATTGTTTGCTCTTGTTAtaagaacattttgttttttgattgGCTTAGCTGTCTAACGTAAGATTTACTCATCTTTTACTGAATTCCAAGGTAATAGAAATCAGCTCTGTGCTACTTCGTTTTACATTCCTTTCAGTAGAAATGATACCAaaagctatatcaccctgcaattcacaactggcaacccactgagtctaagcaggtgtgagcctgtccagaacctggatgggagacctcctgggaaagataAGGTTGCTGGTGGAAGAGGTATTAGGGGTCACTtaccctgcagtctgtcagggtcacaatgccccagtataatgacagggacactatactgtaaaaagatgctGTGCTtgagatgagacataaaaccgagaaCCTGAtgtctgtggttattaaaaaaatcccaaggcctagaaaagagtagggttgttaACCTGGCAGCCTGTCCAAGTTTCCCGTTGGcatttaccagtcatggcctcctaataatccccatttatgaactTGCTTCATTGCTCTGTTCACCtactcactgatagctggtgtgtgttgAGTGTACTGTGTACACTGTGACTGCtgctgcatcatccaggtgggtgctgcacactggtggtagaGGGTGCTCAGTAAtaatgtaaattattattattattcagtgtTACAAAATCAGAACAGTAGTCTTTGTAATACCCTATCTACTGGCTCATATACATTCactgtatattcatatataaattagttgattttgtaaatgttatttttcttttgggaAAATTTCAGAATAGATATGTTGCTTATAAGTGCCATAATTAATGTCTACACTAGCATTAAAATCAATAACAAAACTGTAGTCTTAAGCATTCTTACGGTATTCAGTCTTCCTTGAGCAGTTATAAAGTGTGTATGGTATTAGTGACTGGAGGGACCTATCTTTGAATGGGAGTGGACTTCAACAAATTTGTCTTTTATAATGGTGGAGATAGGGATGTTCTCTTTCAACGACTGTATCTTTATGTTTCTTGTTCCAAAAAGACTCTTAAATACATAGCATTTATTTAGTGTGAACAAACATTGAACCAAGTGAATGTGATGTTATTTAATATAAGCTTTATCAGAGGATTAAAAATCACTGTTCTAGAATAATTAGATTAATTGTCACTAATGACGTAATTGTCATAATAACAACATTGATATAATATTCAGGGCATTACCATATAAATATATTCTCATGGagggttatacagtatatgacagagATACATGCATCAATAAGAGGTTGCTGTTAAAGTGCAAACTCAATATACTGAATTTCATTTCAGCACAGTTACAGATGTACCATGATTATTATCATATCTCCCAAGGCAGATACTGAATGTTTTATTGCTTTGGAATAGAGGGCAAACTCTGTAGTCTTCAATGATGAGGGTCAATATGTTGATAGATTCTCTAGCTTTGTCAAGTGTAAGCCCATCAATCAAGTGATGTGTGTTCCCAAATTAAGTTTTAAAGAAGATGACTGCGTTAATGATAGTGCCTTTTCAAGCTTTTCTTTGAGCTCTGTTGAATAACTTTCAAGCAGTACCACTGTTTCACGTCTTAAAATTTAGTCTGAAGGCTTCATACTGTTCTTAAGGAGAaaatgttgttaatgttttttacattttttcacatGATGTTGTCAGATATATTTTCGATAAATACAGATTCCAACTTTTAAGTGCTCAATGTACGCACAGATACACAGGGTTTgtggtttttttcttttggcagGTTCTCTGATTAAAAAATGATTCTTTATAGAATTTCTGAATTCTGTATCTGATATTAGCACTTGGCAGAGGCCATCCGGCACAGACAGGA
It encodes the following:
- the stard8 gene encoding stAR-related lipid transfer protein 8 isoform X4; the protein is MSHRTKLQNLLCKNELEAKEACSWLRAAGFPQYPQLYEDSQFPIDIASVKKDHDFLDRDSLKSLCRRLTTLNKCASMKLEVHFQRKQSEDSEEEDLCAISDRWAFQRDSKRWSRLGSLSAPTPHSTEVLQTTMKTSASRESVLSDFSDLEATSIHSHSSCSMGSTKGTTPCQISIAEPFPSFTSRSSDSTALSSHSLTESCSSKDLLTSKEKPKKRSKSFLRKIESFRRKDKEREIDNGKDSAIQSVTSQNGLLQPPVSLHCTTNDSLPGLKQNIKERGSSSFKRRTKTICRTAVDLSSSGGRGKQKQRSKCSGLYLEDYEISLKNPSQTEHKHVLENSFVHLPRDHKPGTFPKSLSIESLCPTPNDNLCSWASGNMSIDISVCSSNESQGFGRFHARRNSCSSTGSVYDNVPEVLGSSEQIFNMGRVDVFEHLDDIIQHVHGLQQNVEFWSKRICPELEDVDSELTEENVYPSSLHFEEQSMSDVGTAASDLDSTGNSLNEAEEMEMRDRRDSGVGASLTRPNRKLRWHSFQNSHRPSLNSASLEINRQSATQLNLLQKFSLLRLTAMMEKYSVPNKQGWSWTVPKFMKRSKVPDYRDKNVFGVPPIINVQRSGQPLPQSIQQAMRYIRSRCLDQVGIFRKSGVKSRIQMLRQLNENSPDHVSYEGQSAYDVADMLKQYFRDLPEPVFTGKLTDTFLQIYQCVPKDQRLQAAQAAVILLPDENREVLQTLLYFLSDIASAQDNQMTAGNLAVCLAPSIFHLNVSKKEGTSPRLIHRKGTVGKPDQKDLNENMAATQGLSHMIMECKKLFQIPHDMMLQSRNSYVAADAQPLPLEELGVTLNREPGYYQAYLDESIKSLLRESAEKIRGWQNTPGPENTELSYKKVGDGHPLRLWKASTEIEAPPVTVLHRVLRERHLWDDDLLHGRVIEALDKNTEIFHYVTDSMAPHPRRDFLVLRKWCSDLPKGACVLVSSSVEHDKVQLEGRLRAVLLTSQYLIEPCGGGRSRLMHICRADLRGRSPDWYNKVFGHLCAVEVAKIRDSFPVLTARGPETKL
- the stard8 gene encoding stAR-related lipid transfer protein 8 isoform X5, with the translated sequence MKSPQRNLTVSQELEAKEACSWLRAAGFPQYPQLYEDSQFPIDIASVKKDHDFLDRDSLKSLCRRLTTLNKCASMKLEVHFQRKQSEDSEEEDLCAISDRWAFQRDSKRWSRLGSLSAPTPHSTEVLQTTMKTSASRESVLSDFSDLEATSIHSHSSCSMGSTKGTTPCQISIAEPFPSFTSRSSDSTALSSHSLTESCSSKDLLTSKEKPKKRSKSFLRKIESFRRKDKEREIDNGKDSAIQSVTSQNGLLQPPVSLHCTTNDSLPGLKQNIKERGSSSFKRRTKTICRTAVDLSSSGGRGKQKQRSKCSGLYLEDYEISLKNPSQTEHKHVLENSFVHLPRDHKPGTFPKSLSIESLCPTPNDNLCSWASGNMSIDISVCSSNESQGFGRFHARRNSCSSTGSVYDNVPEVLGSSEQIFNMGRVDVFEHLDDIIQHVHGLQQNVEFWSKRICPELEDVDSELTEENVYPSSLHFEEQSMSDVGTAASDLDSTGNSLNEAEEMEMRDRRDSGVGASLTRPNRKLRWHSFQNSHRPSLNSASLEINRQSATQLNLLQKFSLLRLTAMMEKYSVPNKQGWSWTVPKFMKRSKVPDYRDKNVFGVPPIINVQRSGQPLPQSIQQAMRYIRSRCLDQVGIFRKSGVKSRIQMLRQLNENSPDHVSYEGQSAYDVADMLKQYFRDLPEPVFTGKLTDTFLQIYQCVPKDQRLQAAQAAVILLPDENREVLQTLLYFLSDIASAQDNQMTAGNLAVCLAPSIFHLNVSKKEGTSPRLIHRKGTVGKPDQKDLNENMAATQGLSHMIMECKKLFQIPHDMMLQSRNSYVAADAQPLPLEELGVTLNREPGYYQAYLDESIKSLLRESAEKIRGWQNTPGPENTELSYKKVGDGHPLRLWKASTEIEAPPVTVLHRVLRERHLWDDDLLHGRVIEALDKNTEIFHYVTDSMAPHPRRDFLVLRKWCSDLPKGACVLVSSSVEHDKVQLEGRLRAVLLTSQYLIEPCGGGRSRLMHICRADLRGRSPDWYNKVFGHLCAVEVAKIRDSFPVLTARGPETKL